The DNA window AGTACGCGACGGTGGTCATGCCGACGCCGCCGGCAGCCATCGCGCGATGGAAGTCGACCAGCGCGTCGGAGACCTGCCCGCGCAAGCTCATCCCCTCGAACGTCGCGGCCTTGATGATGCGGTTGCGCAACGTGAGAGGCCCGAGGGTCGCCGGGGCGAACGCGCTGGACGTCGCGGCAGCGTCGGTCGTCATCTCACATCTCCCACCTGGTCGGCCAGTCGTCGGGACGCAGCAGCGCCTCGGTACCGCCGTCGATCAGCAAGACGGTGCCGACACAGAAGCTGTTGTGGAGCAGGAAGTCGACCGCCTCCGCGATCTCGGCCGGCTCACCGCCGCGGTTGAGCGGCAGCGGGAACATCGCAACCAGCGGGCCGACCGTGGGGTCGTTGCGCTGCTCGGCGGCGAGGGCGGTCTCCACCAGTCCGGGCGCAACCGCGTTGAGCCGGACGCCGGCGCCGACCCACTCGGGCTTGGTCGCGTTACGACGGATCCAGCGGGCGATCGCGGTCTTCGTCGCCGGGTAGGCGACCAGCGACTCACCGCGGTCGGCGAGCGCGCCGGCTGCCGCCTCGTCACCGGCAAGGCACGCGTCGACCAGGTCGAGGGGGAACCCGGGTTGGCAGGTGGTGGAGTTCGAGCTGACGGCGACCACACTGCCCGCGCCCGTGACGAGCTCGGGGCGCAGCGCCTCGATCAGCTCGACGGTGCCGAAGTAGTTGACCGACACCAGCACCGACCCGGGGCGTCCCGGCAGACCCGCGACGCCGGCGCACGTCACCAGTCCGGCGAGGGCGCCGTCGCAGGCCGACCGCACCTTGGCGACCGCTGCGGCCCGGCCGGCCGGCGTGGCGAGGTCCGCGACGACGTCCGCGTCGTCCCGGTCGACCCCGATCACCCGGTGGCCGGCGGCCCGCAGCCGCGACCGCACGGCCGCGCCGATCCCGGAAGCGGAACCCGTGACGGCGAAAGTTCGGACATGAGCGGACTTTTCGGTCATATCACCATTCCTGGCTACACCTGTTCCGGCAATCGCCCGATGCAACCTCGCGGAGACCATCGCGAGACGGGGTAGAGAGCACGTGTCCGACATGATGGCGTGGCATCGCATCACGCTCGAGTCGCGCATCGCCAGCACCGGAAAGCTGGTCGGCGCCGCGATCGCGGTCGCGCTCATGTCCCACTACGGCCACGGGCCGGTCCACGAGCACCGCACCATCATCTACATCTGGCTCGCGGTCGGCCTGGTCCCGGTCGTCATGCAGCACGTCACGCCGTGGATGCGGGTGCACGCCTCCGGCATCGAGGTCCCCTACCTGCTGACGATGGGTCTGCTCGACCAGGTGGTCGGCGTGGCAGTGGTGGCGCTGACCAACGGCGTCGA is part of the Mycobacteriales bacterium genome and encodes:
- a CDS encoding SDR family oxidoreductase; translation: MTEKSAHVRTFAVTGSASGIGAAVRSRLRAAGHRVIGVDRDDADVVADLATPAGRAAAVAKVRSACDGALAGLVTCAGVAGLPGRPGSVLVSVNYFGTVELIEALRPELVTGAGSVVAVSSNSTTCQPGFPLDLVDACLAGDEAAAGALADRGESLVAYPATKTAIARWIRRNATKPEWVGAGVRLNAVAPGLVETALAAEQRNDPTVGPLVAMFPLPLNRGGEPAEIAEAVDFLLHNSFCVGTVLLIDGGTEALLRPDDWPTRWEM